In Cololabis saira isolate AMF1-May2022 chromosome 1, fColSai1.1, whole genome shotgun sequence, the following proteins share a genomic window:
- the LOC133451328 gene encoding uncharacterized protein LOC133451328 translates to MDGLRCILIAAGIDLCCHFWVSGSLMEVTVKPGDNITLYCDCKVSTGVYIAWFRNCSHEKQPRLVLNVFSRGDWNNCQKPPRYEFVNNSSSDSHDLLIMNISDSDEGLYYCGTKEERVEEKLTENIIYNYGYITTRIKVDINKALQDHDLCWNLVLYLCPAVSVLSALLSSLLVYKFCQKTDSAKRRETRYQTSKTQAEDVCYAALEIRPGLQRSERRTTTQSSDFCTYSAIKPSQV, encoded by the exons ATGGACGGACTGAGATGCATTCTTATTGCCGCtg GAATTGATTTATGCTGTCATTTTTGGGTTTCTGGATCACTGATGGAGGTGACAGTCAAACCTGGAGACAACATCACTCTGTACTGCGACTGCAAAGTGTCAACCGGAGTATACATAGCATGGTTCAGGAACTGTTCCCATGAGAAACAGCCACGTCTTGTTCTTAATGTATTCAGTCGTGGTGATTGGAACAACTGTCAAAAACCTCCTCGTTATGAATTTGTGAATAACTCTTCTTCTGATTCTCATGACCTATTAATCATGAACATCTCTGATTCTGATGAGGGCTTGTACTACTGTGGAACTAAAGAGGAGAGGGTTGAAGAAAAGTTGACTGAGAATATTATTTACAATTACGGCTACATTACAACAAGGATCAAAGTTG ACATCAACAAGGCTCTCCAGGACCATGATTTGTGCTGGAATCTGGTCTTGTATCTGTGTCCAGCTGTTTCTGTTCTCTCCGCActcctctcttctcttctgGTCTATAAGTTTTGCCAGAAAACAG ATTCAGCAAAGAGACGTGAAACAAGATACCAAACATCAAAGACACAG GCTGAAGACGTGTGTTATGCTGCCCTGGAGATCCGTCCAGGATTACAGAGATCAGAGAGGAGGACGACGACTCAGAGTTCAGACTTCTGCACATATTCTGCCATCAAGCCCTCTCAGGTGTAG